The following are encoded together in the Malaya genurostris strain Urasoe2022 chromosome 3, Malgen_1.1, whole genome shotgun sequence genome:
- the LOC131433809 gene encoding general odorant-binding protein 45-like has product MKVLTALVVFTAVVTICSAVRRVPFDVEESQFAYQLKTFRDTLDECAEYLEVSGEAVNRLVAQNFITQEKELKCLIRCAGINAGWWNDTTGIQGPVIESYFQPAADDTYYARRTKECINSQVAPCNDDCSRAYEIFLCYYHQWGNLKGSEQYIPLTDLEQVQSAIDCINILRIPSNLLEQFAQGIVPDVPETRCLYRCQYIAEGAYDPSSGFNQPRLYAREALVPSSEILSDSTKSCLENALRGSGDECTRFWRARKCFSDLGVPNHTANILRNAAEAILGPKPGYNVPEPNQRYNSIPSYPQYGYNN; this is encoded by the coding sequence ATGAAGGTGCTTACTGCTCTAGTAGTGTTCACAGCCGTGGTCACGATTTGCTCTGCTGTCCGGCGTGTGCCATTCGATGTGGAGGAGTCTCAGTTTGCCTATCAACTGAAAACCTTTCGCGATACTTTGGATGAGTGTGCCGAGTATTTGGAAGTGTCTGGTGAAGCCGTTAACCGTCTTGTAGCGCAAAACTTTATCACCCAGGAAAAAGAGTTGAAGTGTCTTATTCGATGTGCCGGTATCAATGCCGGGTGGTGGAATGATACCACTGGGATACAAGGACCAGTCATCGAAAGCTACTTCCAGCCAGCGGCCGATGATACGTATTATGCCAGACGCACTAAAGAATGTATCAACAGCCAGGTCGCTCCGTGTAATGATGATTGCTCCAGGGCTTACGAAATATTTTTATGCTACTATCACCAATGGGGTAACCTTAAAGGCAGTGAGCAATATATTCCACTGACGGATTTGGAACAAGTTCAATCTGCCATCGACTGTATCAATATTCTACGCATTCCTTCAAATCTGCTGGAACAGTTTGCTCAAGGCATTGTCCCAGATGTACCGGAAACTCGATGCCTGTACCGCTGCCAGTACATAGCTGAGGGAGCTTACGACCCATCCAGTGGATTCAATCAGCCCCGATTGTACGCCCGCGAAGCCTTGGTTCCCAGTTCGGAAATACTTTCGGATAGCACCAAATCATGCCTTGAAAATGCTCTGCGTGGAAGCGGAGACGAATGCACTCGATTCTGGCGTGCCAGAAAATGCTTTAGTGACCTTGGCGTACCGAATCACACCGCCAATATCCTGAGAAACGCAGCAGAAGCTATACTTGGTCCGAAACCAGGTTACAATGTGCCAGAGCCTAATCAAAGATACAATTCCATCCCATCGTACCCGCAGTATGGCTACAACAACTGA